One genomic region from Nymphaea colorata isolate Beijing-Zhang1983 chromosome 10, ASM883128v2, whole genome shotgun sequence encodes:
- the LOC116261800 gene encoding phosphopantetheine adenylyltransferase 1 has protein sequence MVQPIHPPENVLETRSGPNSYAAVVLGGTFDRLHDGHRRLLKASADLATERVVVGVCDEPMLVKKELSELIQPIEVRMSAVQDYIKSVKPALLVQVEPILDPYGPSIVDENLDAIIVSKETLAGGLSVNKRRAERGLPLLKVEVVDLLSEESGGEKLSSTALRRMEAEKGNHAQT, from the exons ATGGTTCAGCCGATTCATCCACCGGAGAATGTACTGGAGACGAGATCAGGTCCCAATTCTTACGCCGCTGTGGTGCTCGGAGGGACATTCGATCGCCTCCACGATGGCCATCGCCGTCTCCTGAAG GCTTCTGCGGATTTAGCTACGGAGAGGGTCGTCGTTGGCGTCTGTGATGAGCCGATGCTCGTcaagaaagag CTGTCGGAGTTGATCCAACCGATTGAGGTGCGGATGAGTGCTGTTCAAGATTACATCAAG TCTGTTAAACCAGCACTGCTTGTTCAGGTGGAGCCCATATTGGATCCTTATGGCCCATCAATTGTTGATGAGAACTTGGACGCCATCATTGTTAG CAAGGAGACTCTAGCAGGTGGCTTGTCAGTTAATAAACGAAGAGCTGAGAGAGGTCTACCACTATTGAAG GTGGAGGTAGTAGATCTTTTATCTGAAGAATCAGGTGGAGAAAAGCTTAGCTCCACAGCATTAAGGAGAATGGAGGCTGAAAAAGGTAATCATGCACAAACATAA